One genomic window of Oncorhynchus clarkii lewisi isolate Uvic-CL-2024 chromosome 5, UVic_Ocla_1.0, whole genome shotgun sequence includes the following:
- the LOC139409621 gene encoding MARCO-like protein — protein sequence MQHIKQLYLGLSTGRGALGSSTGRGALGSSTGRGALGSSTGHGALGSFTGRGALGSSTGRGAPGSTTSRGALGSSTGRGALGSSTGRGALGSSTSRGALGSTTGRGSSTSHGALGSSTCRGALGSSTSRGALGSSTCRGALGSSTCRGALGSSTGRGALGSSTSRGALGSSTSRGALGSSTSRGALGSCTSRGALGSSTSRGSSTRSCQWLGYPWTMQ from the coding sequence ATGCAACATATCAAACAACTGTATCTCGGCTTGTCCACCGGCCGTGGAGCTCTCGGCTCGTCCACCGGTCGTGGAGCTCTAGGCTCGTCCACTGGTCGTGGAGCTCTAGGGTCGTCCACCGGCCATGGAGCTCTAGGGTCGTTCACCGGTCGTGGAGCTCTAGGCTCGTCCACCGGTCGTGGAGCTCCAGGGTCGACCACCAGTCGTGGAGCGCTAGGGTCGTCCACCGGTCGTGGAGCACTAGGCTCGTCCACCGGTCGTGGAGCTCTAGGCTCGTCCACCAGTCGTGGAGCTCTAGGCTCGACCACCGGTCGTGGGTCGTCCACCAGTCATGGAGCTCTAGGCTCGTCCACCTGTCGTGGAGCTCTAGGGTCGTCCACCAGTCGTGGAGCTCTAGGCTCGTCCACCTGTCGTGGAGCTCTAGGCTCGTCCACCTGTCGTGGAGCTCTAGGCTCGTCCACCGGTCGTGGAGCTCTAGGGTCGTCCACCAGTCGTGGAGCTCTAGGGTCGTCCACCAGTCGTGGAGCTCTAGGCTCGTCCACCAGTCGTGGAGCTCTAGGGTCGTGCACCAGTCGTGGAGCTCTAGGCTCGTCCACCAGTCGTGGGTCGTCCACCAGGAGTTGCCAGTGGCTAGGCTATCCGTGGACAATGCAGTGA